Sequence from the Fusobacterium sp. JB019 genome:
AACAATATATACTTTTTCCACTCAAATTACCTCTGAAAGCTAATCTTTTAACTTTTCCTCATACTTATAATAAAAAACAAAAGAGATTGCAAAGGCTACTATTGCAAATAAAGCAGTCATATATATCCCATTTTTAGTCACCATACCATTATGACTTTTGAAAACTAAAATAAATGGTAATAACAATATTGATATCATAAAAGCCATTTTCAAAAAAAATCCCTGAATACCAAAACAAATACCCTCAATTTTATTTCCAGTTTCTTCTTTTATATTATTACTAATTTCACTCAACATTGCTGGTGGAAATATAAAAGCTCCACCTGCAACAGGTATACCTATTAATGCAAATATTAAAAATCCAAAAGATCTTGGAATTAATTTATCTAAAAATAATAGCATACTTGTAAATAGAATTAATAATAGTAAGTCAAATAACATTATTTTTCTATATCCAATTTTTTTAGAAATTTTATTAGTTGGATAAAAGAAAAGAGCTGACATTCCAAACAACATAGCGGATGCTATTGTAATTTGAGTCTTCCCATATCCCATAATATCCTCTACATAATAATTCATAGTTGCTCTTAAAGTATTAAAACCAACAAAGAAAAATAGTAATCCAAACAAATAAAAAATAAAATTTTTATAGCTTAATATAATTGAAATTGTTTCTTTAAATGATATCTTTGATATTTTACCCTTTGAATATTTTTTTTCTGAAACTCCAAAAACTGTGATATATCCACCAAGAGAAGCGATT
This genomic interval carries:
- a CDS encoding MFS transporter: MKLDKKTQIFYGMGVSYAIVDQIFAQWILYFYLPPESSGLKMIMPPIFISIALAISRLVDMITDPVVGYLSDKIDTKWGRRIPFIAFGSIPLGVMTVAFFYPPVGSNNLSFIYLAIVGSLFFTFYTIVGAPYNAIIPEIGNTMEERLNLSTWQSVFRLIYTAVAMILPGVLIKMIGKGDTLLGIRGMVIILSIIASLGGYITVFGVSEKKYSKGKISKISFKETISIILSYKNFIFYLFGLLFFFVGFNTLRATMNYYVEDIMGYGKTQITIASAMLFGMSALFFYPTNKISKKIGYRKIMLFDLLLLILFTSMLLFLDKLIPRSFGFLIFALIGIPVAGGAFIFPPAMLSEISNNIKEETGNKIEGICFGIQGFFLKMAFMISILLLPFILVFKSHNGMVTKNGIYMTALFAIVAFAISFVFYYKYEEKLKD